The region GTCCGTCCAGGCCTACGAGCAGCTGCTCGAGGGCCTGGAGAAGCGCTTCGCCGACGTCCCGAACGCCACGCTGCGGCGCAAGCAGGCGCGGCAGGCGGCGCGGGCGGTCCTGCCCAACGCCACCGAGACCCGGATCGTCGTGACCGGCAACTACCGGGCCTGGCGCCACTTCATCGGGATGCGCGCGACCGAGCACGCGGACGTCGAGATCCGCGCCCTGGCGATCGAGTGCCTGCGCCAGCTGCAGCACGAGGTGGCCAACGTGTTCACGGACTTCGAGATCCAGAAGCTCGAGGACGGCACGGAGATCGCGAGCAGCCCCTTCGTGACGGAGGGCTGAGCGCCCGGCGCCTCCCTTCCTACGTCGGCGGGCGCCGGTTTCGCCCGGTGCGGGAGCGCGTCCGGCGTTAGGTTGCGCGGGTGAGCCTTGCCAGCACCGAGCGTGCCGCCCTCTGCGACGAGTTCGAGTCCTCCGGCCCGGACCGGCCGACCCTCTGCAAGGGCTGGACCAGCCGCGATCTCCTCGCCCACCTGCTCGTCCGGGAGCGCCAGCCGTGGGCCGCGCCCGGGATCCTCGTCCCCGCGCTGGCCCCGCTGGCGGAGAAGGCGATGCAGGGCTACGCGAACACGTCCTGGGAGTCGATGATCCGCGACCTGCGCGACGGCGCGCCGCCGTGGTCCCCGTACAGGATCGGGAAGGTCGACGAGGTGGCGAACGGCGCCGAGTTCTTCGTCCACCACGAGGACGTCCGCCGCGGCGAGCCCGGCTGGGAGCCCCGCCCGGCCGACCCCGAGCGGGACGCCGAGCTGTGGAACCTGGTCACGCGGATGGGCAAGATCCTCTTCCGGCGCAGCCCCGTCGGGGTCGTGCTGAGGCGCCCCGAGGGTGCGATGCACGTCGTCAAGACCGGCTCGGGGATGGTGACGCTCGTCGGCGAGCCGGGGAGCTCGTGCTGCACGCGTTCGGCCGGGACGCGACGAACGTCGAGGTCGAAGGCCCGGTCGCCGACGTCGAGGCGTACGAGGCGGCACCGCGGGGGTTGTAGCGCGTCTCCGCCGTCCGGTCGGCTCAGGTCTCCGCCTGCCGGCCCGGGCGGTACCGTCAACCCATGAGCCCGACCCCAGCGCTGCCGCGGCCCCCAGGCCGACCGTTCGGCCAGGTGCTGACCGCGATGGTCACACCGTTCGACGCCGAGGGCGAGCTGGATCTGGCCAAGGCCGAGGAGCTCGCCACCCATCTGGTGGACCTCGGCAACGACGGCCTCGTCGTCAACGGCACCACCGGCGAGGGCCCGACCACCACCGACCAGGAGAAGTCCGAGCTGGTCCGGGCCGTGGTCAGCGCCGTGGGAGACCGGGCCACGGTCGTCGCGGGCGCCGGGACCTACGACACGCGGCACAGCGTGCACCTGGCCCGGGAGGCGGAGAAGGCGGGCGCGCACGGGCTGCTCGTCGTCACGCCGTACTACTCGCGGCCGCCGCAGTCCGGCCTGCTGCTGCACTTCACGGCGGTCGCGGACGCGACGGACCTGCCGGTGATGCTCTACGACATCCCGCCGCGCAGCGTCATCCCGATCGAGCTGGAGACCCTGCAGCGGCTCGCCCAGCACCCCCGGATCCTCGCGGTGAAGGACGCGCGCAACGACCTGCGCGTCGGCACCGAGGTGCTGGCCACGACCACGCTCGCCTACTACTCCGGGGACGACCCGGTGAACCTGCCGTGGCTCTCCGTCGGGGCGGTCGGGTTCGTCAGTGTGATCGGGCACGTCGTCGCGGACCGGCTCCGGGTCATGCTCGACGCGTACGAGGCGGGCGAGCACGACCGCGCCCGCAACCTGCACTACGCGATGCTGCCGCTGCTGCGGGCCATGGGCCGCGTCGGCGGGGCCGTGTTCGCCAAGACCGCGCTCGGGCTGGTCGGCGTGGACGTCGGCGAACCGCGGCTGCCGCTGCCGCCCGCCACGGAGGAGCAGGTCGCCGCGATCGCGGGCGACCTCATGGCCGCCGGCGTCGCGCTGGACCCGGACCGCGTGCCGGGCCGCGTCGCCCCCGGGCACGGTGCCCTCGGCACCCGCACCCCTACGGACCTGGGGGCCGAGGTCGCGTACCGCTGAGGTACGCCGCCGCCCCAAAGATCACCGACAGCTGTACTCCACCTACCTTCGCGAGGCCATCACTTGAGCCGCCCACCGTCCCGTTCCGACCGTCGAAACCGCCCGCCGCGGCGCGATCGACAGACCCCCCGGCGCCCCCGGAGGACGCCAACCGCACGGAGCTTCCCCGCCGGTCCGCCACCCGCCCTCGCCCGGGGCGGCCTGCGCGTGTTCGCGCTCGGCGGCATCGGCGAGATCGGCCGCAACATGACCGTCTTCGAGTACGAGGACCGGCTCATGGTCGTCGACTGCGGGGTGCTGTTCCCCGCCGAGGACTCGCCCGGCGTCGACCTGATCCTCCCGGACTTCCGGGCGATCGAGGACCGTCTCGACGACATCGACGTCCTGGTCCTCACCCACGGCCACGAGGACCACATCGGCGCGGTGCCGTTCCTGCTGCGGCAGAAGCCGGACCTGCTCGTCGTCGGGTCGAGGTTCACGCTCGCGCTGGTCGCGGCCAAGTGCAAGGAGCACCGGCTCACCCCGCACCTGCTCGAGGTCAAGGAGGGCGACCGGCTCAACCACGGGCCGTGGGACTGCGAGTACTTCGCGGTCAACCACTCCATCCCGGACGCGCTGGCCGTCGCCATCCGCACGCCTGCGGGCCTCGTCCTGCACACCGGTGACATCAAGCTGGACCAGCTCCCGCTCGACGGCCGGCTCACGGACCTGGCCGGGTTCTCCCGGCTCGGCGACGAGGGCGTGGACCTGTTCCTGGTGGACTCCACCAACGCGGACGTCCCCGGGTTCGTCACCCCCGAGCGGGACATCGGACCGGTCATCTCCGACGTCTTCGCGAAGGCGCCGTCGCGGATCATCGTGGCCTGCTTCGCGAGCCACGTGCACCGCGTCCAGCAGGTCATCGACGCCGCGGCGGCGCACGGCCGCAAGGTCTGCTTCGCCGGCCGGTCGATGGTCCGCAACATGGCGCTCGCGGGCGAGCTCGGCCTGCTCAACGTGCCGGACGGCCTGCTCGTCGACCTCGACGACGCCATGCGCCTTCCGGACGACCAGCTGGTCCTCGTCTCGACGGGCTCCCAGGGCGAGCCGCTCTCGGCGCTGTCCCGGATGGCCCACGGCGAGCACCGCAGCGTGATCATCCGGCCCGAGGACACGATCGTGCTGGCCAGCTCGCTCATCCCGGGCAACGAGACCGCGATCTTCGCGGTGATCAACGGGCTGACCCGGCTCGGCGCGACCGTCGTGCACCAGGGGAACGCCAAGGTGCACGTGTCCGGCCACTCGCCGGCCGGTGAGCTGCTGTTCCTCTTCAACGCCGTGCGCCCGAGCAACGTCATGCCGGTGCACGGCGAGTGGCGGCACCTGCGGGCGAACTCCGCGCTGGCCGTCAAGACGGGGGTGGCCGAGGCGAACGTGGTCATCGCCGAGGACGGCGTGGTCGTCGACCTGGTGGACGGCAAGGCCGCGATCACCGGCAAGGTCGAGGTCGGCCGCGTGTACGTCGACGGCAACCAGGTCGGGGACATCGGCGAGACGACGCTGGGGGACCGGCTCGTCCTCGGCGAGGGCGGCTTCATCTCGATCACCGTCGCGATCGACGGGACGACGGGCCGCGCGGTCTCCCGTCCCTCGCTCTCCGGCCGCGGCTTCTCCGACGACCCCAAGGCGCTCGACGCCGTCCTCCCGCTGGTGGAGGACGAGCTGTCCCGCACCGAGAACGAGGGCATCACGGACACGCACCGGATCGCGCAGAGCGTGCGCCGGGTCGTGGGCAAGTGGGTCGGCGAGACCTACCGCCGCCGCCCGATGATCGTCCCGACGGTCATCGCCGTCTAGGTATCCCGCGAGTCGGGGTCCAGCGACTCCCGAGTCGGGGTCTCCCGTCGACGGAAGACCCCGACTCGGTGGTCGCGAAACCCCGACTCGCGGGAGTTACAGGTCCAGGGTGAGGCGGGGGCAGCCCGGGGCGGCCCGGGAGACGCAGACGAACATTGTGTCGTTCGCGGCCTGCTCCTCGTCCGTCAGCAGTGAGTCCCGGTGGTCGACCGCGCCCGCCAGGACCGCCGTCTCGCAGGTGCCGCAGGTGCCCTCCTGGCAGGACGAGAGCACCGGCACGCCGGAGTCCTCGATCACCTCCAGGACCGAGCGGTCCGCCGGCACCGTCAGCACCGTGCCGGTCTGCGCCAGCTCCACCTCGAAGGACTCGGACGGCCCGTCGGTCGCGCCCTCCTTCGGGGCGAACCGTTCGACGTGCAGCGCGTCGTCCGGCCACCTCGCGCACCGCTCCTCGACGGCGAGCAGCAGCGGCTCGGGACCGCAGCAGTAGACGGCCGCGTCCGGGTCGGGCTCGGCGAGCAGGCCGTCGAGGTCGAGGAGGCCCGTCTCGTCCTGCGGGCAGATCTCCACGCGGTCCGGGTACTCCGCGACCAGGGAACCCGCGAACGCCATCGACGCCCGGGTCCGACCGCCGTAGACCAGCCGCCACTCCGCGCCGGCCTCCTCGGCGGCGGCGATCATCGGCAGGATCGGTGTGATCCCGATGCCGCCCGCGAGGAACAGGTACCGCTTCGCCTCGACGAGCCGGAAGTGGTTCCGCGGCCCCCGCACCCGGACGGCGTCGCCCTCGGCGAGCAGGTCGTGGACATGGGCCGAACCGCCCCGGCCCGTGGGCTCGCGCAGCACCGCGACCTGCAGGACGGAGCGGTCCCGCGGGTCCCCGCACAGCGAGTACTGCCTGATCAGCGCGCCCAGCGCGAGGTCGAGATGCGCGCCGGGCTCCCACTCGGGGAGGTCGGCCCCGTCCGGCGAGCGCAGGGTCAGCCGGACGACACCGTCGGCCACGGTCTCCTTGCGGTCGAGCCGCAGCTCGAACTCGTTCTCCATGGTCCCTCCGATCAGACGGCCGCGAGCTCGCGCGGGGGTGCGGGCGCCGGTGCGGGGACGTGTCCGGCGGGGTGCCCGAGCAGCCACTCCCACAGCTCCACCGGGTCCTCGAACTCGCGCTCGGCGGAGCAGTGGCAGACCGCGCGCAGCCGGTCCGTCCCCAGCACCCAGTGGATGCGGTAGACGCGGTCGCCGTTCAGGACAGGGGGCGCCTCGGGAATCACCGGGTCGTCGCCTCGTCCCGCGCACCGGCCATCCGGGCCAGCATCCGCCGCGCCGCGAGCCCGCCGGTGTCGATGTTGATCGACAGCTCCTGGTAGCCCTGCGGCTCGGTCGCGATGACCTTCTCCAGCACGTCGAGCGCCTCGACGTCCTGCAGCACCACGGTCCGGTTGTTCTCGGCGAGGAACGCCGAGACCTCGGCGTCGTCGAGCGCGAAGTCCCGCGCGACGGCCCAGAAGTCGTGCGTCGAGTTCTCCGTCTCCGGTGTGATCGCGTAGACGACCTCGACGTGGAACGCGTCCGGGTCGGTGCCGTCCGGGTTCGGCACGGAGCCGACCGGCGCGATCCGGCTGTGCAGCTTGTAGAGGCACGGCGGGGTGTACTCGATGTCCTGCCAGCGGGCGATCCGCCCCTCCAGGCCGGTGGACCGGGAGTAGAAGGGCGGGCACTCGGCGTCGTCCATGTGCCGGCTGACGTAGATGACGCCCGCCTCGTCGTCGACCTCGGTGGTGATCGGCGTGCTCGCGACCTCGGGCGTGCCGATGTAGCCGCCGTGCAGGTAGGTCTCGTGCGAGAGGTCGAGCAGGTTGTCGACGAGCAGCGAGAACCGCGCGGCGAGGGGCTCGCGGCCGCTGACGGTCGTCCAGCCGGCCGCGTCGAGGTAGGGCACCCGCGGGATACGGGACGCGTCGGCGAGCGCCGGGTCCCCGATCCACACCCAGACGAACGAGTCCTGCTCGACGACGGGGTAGCTGGTCAGCCGGGCCGTGCGCGGCACCCGGGTCTGCCCCGGCACGGCGACGCACTTGCCGTCCGCGCCGTAGGTGAACCCGTGGTACCCGCAGACGACCTGGTCCCCGACGAGCCGGCTCGGCGCCTGGGACAGCGGGAAGCGGCGGTGCACGCAGCGGTCCGACGTCGCGGTCACGGAGCCGGCCTCGGTGCGCCAGAAGAGGATGGGCTCGTCGCAGATGGTGCGGGAGAAGAGCTCGTGGGAGATCTCCCGGCCGTAGGCGGCCACGTACCACTGGTTGCGCGGGATCGCGCTCATGATCGTCTCCTTCTTCGACGGTGGTGGGGATCAGCTCGGGTTGGCGACGACCGCGGGTGCGGCCTCGCGGGCACCGGACGACGCCGGGCGGAGGAACAGGAGCAGGACCGCGGTGGCGACGAAGACCACCCCGACGGCGAGGTAGAGGTTCTGCGGCGTCCAGCCGGCGTCGAGCAGGGCGCCGGCCGCGGTGGGGGAGAGGATCGCGCCGATCCGGCCGATGCCGATCGCGGTGCCGACGCCGGTGGTCCGCACGTCCGGTCCGTAGATCGCCGGCGTCAGCGCGTAGAGGCCGGCGACGCAGCCGTTGACGAACAGCCCGACCAGGAAGCCGAGCGCGAACGCCACCGTCAACGACGAGCTCGCCGCGATGAACACCGCGAGCATGACCGCGGTCGCTACCAGGTAGGTCGTCAGGACGGCGCGCAGCGTCCAGCGGGCGGCGAGCGCACCGAGCAGCGTGGCCCCGAAGATGCCGCCGAGGTTGAGCAGCGTGCCGCCGGTGAGGCCTTGGGTGGCGGACATCCCGGCCTGGACGAGCAGTGTCGGCGTCCAGCTCGTCACGAAGTAGAACCCGGCCATGACCAGGAAGAATGCGCCCCACATCAGGAGCGTCGTCCGGCGCATCCCGGGCTCGAGCAGCCGCTTGAACCCGGAGCCGACGCCCCCGGTCGCGGCGGGCTGGGGCAGTTCGGTGAGCTCCGGCTGCCCGAGCCTGCGGGCCAGCGCGTTGACCTTGCCGAGCGCGCGGGCCGGACGGCGGGTCAGCAGGAAGTCCAGGGACTCGGGCAGCGTCAGCATGACCAGCGGGATGGAGACGGCCGTCGCGACGCCGCCGAACAGGAAGACCGAGCGCCAGCCGAACTCCGAGATCAGCACGACGGCGAGGAGCCCGCCGAGCGTCGCGCCGAGCGCGTAGCCGGTGGAGTTCAGGCTGACGGCCAGGCCGCGCCAGCGCTTCGACGCGTACTCGGCCGCGACGACGTTGCTGCTGGCCAGGATGCCGCCGATGCCGATCCCGGTCAGGACCCGCAGGAGGCCGAGCTGGGTCGACGACTGGCTCGCGGCCGACAGCAGCATCCCGGCGCTCGCCACGGCGAGGCAGGTCAGGATCATCGGACGGCGCCCGATCCGGTCCGCGAAGGGCGCGAGGAACAGCGCGCCCAGCGCCATCCCGACCAGGCCCGCCGAGAGCAGCAGGCCGAGCTGGGCGCCGTTCAGGCCGAACTCCGTCGAGACGGACTTGCCGGTGAAGGCCATGACCAGGACGTCGAAGCCGTCGAGCATGTTCAGCAGGACGCAGACGGCGACGGCGGCCCACTGGAAGCGGCGCATCGGGCTGTCGTCGAGCGTGGCCCGCAGAGAAGCAGGTGAAGAGGACACAGGCGCACTCCGTTGTCGCTTGCTGTGGTGGTCGGCCGGGACCAGGGACGCGGTGATCTGCATCCCGGATCGGCCGTGCCGTCATCGTGCGGACCGAGCAGGGCCGAGCGAAGACTCTTTCCGGATGCCGGAAAGAAAGTGCTAGTCGGCGAGGGCTCGGGAGATCGCCCGGGCGCTGGTCCGGACCAGCGGGACCAGCGAGTGCGCGGAGGCGCTCCCGTACCGGACGACCAGCGAGACGGCCGCGACGACCTGCCCGGTCCGGTCCTGGACCGGGGCGGCGACGGACAGCGCGTCCATCGTGACCTGGCGGTCGCTGATCGCGAACCCGTTCGTCCGGACGTCGGCGAGCAGGTGCCGCAGCACGTCGGGGTCGGTGACCGTGCGGGACGTGTGCCGGGAGATCGGGGCGCCGAGCACCTCGTCCTGCACGTCGACCGGGGCGTGCGCCAGCAGGACCAGGCCGACGCCCGTCGCCGTCAGGGCGAAGCGGCCGCCGACCCGGGTGAGCACCCGCACCGCGCCGGTCGCCGCGATCCGTTCGACGAACACGACCTCGGTGCCCTCCCGAACCGCGAGCTGGACGTTCTCCCGGGTGATCAGCGACAGGTCCTCGAGGAACGGGAGCGCGCGTTCCCGCAGGCCGGGGCCGCGCGGGGCGAGCGCGCCGAGCTCCCAGAGCCTCAGCCCGACGCGGTAGCCGCCGTCCGCGCCACGCTCGAGCGCGCCCCACTCGACGAGCTCGCCGACCATCCGGTGCACCGTCGACACGGGCAGCCCGGCCTGCCGGGCGAGCTCGCTGAGGCTCATCGCGGGGCGCTGCGGGCCGAAGGCGCCGAGGATGCGCAGGGCTCGGCCCAGCACCGGTCCCGTCGCCCGTGCCGCGTCCACACCGGCATTCTCCACCGGCAGCGAACTCGCTGGCCGGGGTCGGGGTACCCCGGATAGCGTCGGACCATCGCTCCCGGACCGCCGCCCCGCGCCGGCCGGGGCCTCGCGAACGACGGGAGATCCTCGGATGAGCGGCCAGGCCACCAGCCGCGTGGACACCGGTGCGCCGGTGAACGCGAACCTCGCGATCGGCCTGCTGGTCGGCTCGGCGTTCGTCATGATCCTCAACGAGACGATCATGAGTGTCGCGCTGCCCGCGCTGATCACGGACCTGCGGATCACGGTCGGCACCGCGCAGTGG is a window of Pseudonocardia sp. T1-2H DNA encoding:
- a CDS encoding TIGR03085 family metal-binding protein, whose product is MSLASTERAALCDEFESSGPDRPTLCKGWTSRDLLAHLLVRERQPWAAPGILVPALAPLAEKAMQGYANTSWESMIRDLRDGAPPWSPYRIGKVDEVANGAEFFVHHEDVRRGEPGWEPRPADPERDAELWNLVTRMGKILFRRSPVGVVLRRPEGAMHVVKTGSGMVTLVGEPGSSCCTRSAGTRRTSRSKARSPTSRRTRRHRGGCSASPPSGRLRSPPAGPGGTVNP
- the dapA gene encoding 4-hydroxy-tetrahydrodipicolinate synthase: MSPTPALPRPPGRPFGQVLTAMVTPFDAEGELDLAKAEELATHLVDLGNDGLVVNGTTGEGPTTTDQEKSELVRAVVSAVGDRATVVAGAGTYDTRHSVHLAREAEKAGAHGLLVVTPYYSRPPQSGLLLHFTAVADATDLPVMLYDIPPRSVIPIELETLQRLAQHPRILAVKDARNDLRVGTEVLATTTLAYYSGDDPVNLPWLSVGAVGFVSVIGHVVADRLRVMLDAYEAGEHDRARNLHYAMLPLLRAMGRVGGAVFAKTALGLVGVDVGEPRLPLPPATEEQVAAIAGDLMAAGVALDPDRVPGRVAPGHGALGTRTPTDLGAEVAYR
- a CDS encoding ribonuclease J is translated as MFALGGIGEIGRNMTVFEYEDRLMVVDCGVLFPAEDSPGVDLILPDFRAIEDRLDDIDVLVLTHGHEDHIGAVPFLLRQKPDLLVVGSRFTLALVAAKCKEHRLTPHLLEVKEGDRLNHGPWDCEYFAVNHSIPDALAVAIRTPAGLVLHTGDIKLDQLPLDGRLTDLAGFSRLGDEGVDLFLVDSTNADVPGFVTPERDIGPVISDVFAKAPSRIIVACFASHVHRVQQVIDAAAAHGRKVCFAGRSMVRNMALAGELGLLNVPDGLLVDLDDAMRLPDDQLVLVSTGSQGEPLSALSRMAHGEHRSVIIRPEDTIVLASSLIPGNETAIFAVINGLTRLGATVVHQGNAKVHVSGHSPAGELLFLFNAVRPSNVMPVHGEWRHLRANSALAVKTGVAEANVVIAEDGVVVDLVDGKAAITGKVEVGRVYVDGNQVGDIGETTLGDRLVLGEGGFISITVAIDGTTGRAVSRPSLSGRGFSDDPKALDAVLPLVEDELSRTENEGITDTHRIAQSVRRVVGKWVGETYRRRPMIVPTVIAV
- a CDS encoding PDR/VanB family oxidoreductase — encoded protein: MENEFELRLDRKETVADGVVRLTLRSPDGADLPEWEPGAHLDLALGALIRQYSLCGDPRDRSVLQVAVLREPTGRGGSAHVHDLLAEGDAVRVRGPRNHFRLVEAKRYLFLAGGIGITPILPMIAAAEEAGAEWRLVYGGRTRASMAFAGSLVAEYPDRVEICPQDETGLLDLDGLLAEPDPDAAVYCCGPEPLLLAVEERCARWPDDALHVERFAPKEGATDGPSESFEVELAQTGTVLTVPADRSVLEVIEDSGVPVLSSCQEGTCGTCETAVLAGAVDHRDSLLTDEEQAANDTMFVCVSRAAPGCPRLTLDL
- a CDS encoding aromatic ring-hydroxylating dioxygenase subunit alpha produces the protein MSAIPRNQWYVAAYGREISHELFSRTICDEPILFWRTEAGSVTATSDRCVHRRFPLSQAPSRLVGDQVVCGYHGFTYGADGKCVAVPGQTRVPRTARLTSYPVVEQDSFVWVWIGDPALADASRIPRVPYLDAAGWTTVSGREPLAARFSLLVDNLLDLSHETYLHGGYIGTPEVASTPITTEVDDEAGVIYVSRHMDDAECPPFYSRSTGLEGRIARWQDIEYTPPCLYKLHSRIAPVGSVPNPDGTDPDAFHVEVVYAITPETENSTHDFWAVARDFALDDAEVSAFLAENNRTVVLQDVEALDVLEKVIATEPQGYQELSINIDTGGLAARRMLARMAGARDEATTR
- a CDS encoding MFS transporter, coding for MSSSPASLRATLDDSPMRRFQWAAVAVCVLLNMLDGFDVLVMAFTGKSVSTEFGLNGAQLGLLLSAGLVGMALGALFLAPFADRIGRRPMILTCLAVASAGMLLSAASQSSTQLGLLRVLTGIGIGGILASSNVVAAEYASKRWRGLAVSLNSTGYALGATLGGLLAVVLISEFGWRSVFLFGGVATAVSIPLVMLTLPESLDFLLTRRPARALGKVNALARRLGQPELTELPQPAATGGVGSGFKRLLEPGMRRTTLLMWGAFFLVMAGFYFVTSWTPTLLVQAGMSATQGLTGGTLLNLGGIFGATLLGALAARWTLRAVLTTYLVATAVMLAVFIAASSSLTVAFALGFLVGLFVNGCVAGLYALTPAIYGPDVRTTGVGTAIGIGRIGAILSPTAAGALLDAGWTPQNLYLAVGVVFVATAVLLLFLRPASSGAREAAPAVVANPS
- a CDS encoding IclR family transcriptional regulator, translating into MSLSELARQAGLPVSTVHRMVGELVEWGALERGADGGYRVGLRLWELGALAPRGPGLRERALPFLEDLSLITRENVQLAVREGTEVVFVERIAATGAVRVLTRVGGRFALTATGVGLVLLAHAPVDVQDEVLGAPISRHTSRTVTDPDVLRHLLADVRTNGFAISDRQVTMDALSVAAPVQDRTGQVVAAVSLVVRYGSASAHSLVPLVRTSARAISRALAD